The genomic stretch AGGATATAAGGATTTTACCTAACGAAGCATTCATTTTAAAAGGAGAAAAAGAGAATGACATTTAATCAGAAGCAAAATGCTCAAAATTGTGAAGAGTTAATTTTGGATTTCACAACGAAAAAGCAGCCAACTAATCCAGAAAAAATCGTTTTTACTGGTATTGGTAATCATGATGTTTACAATATTAGTGCTCCTTTTGAAGACGAAGGTGAACTAGTAATAGCAGGGAGAGTTGAATCTCGTGATAGTGAACATTCATTTGTTTATTTCTTCGTTGAAAAAAATGGTGAATGGATACCTAGAGAAGGGTCTCTTATTCTTGAATTACAAGATCCATTTTTTACGAGAATCGCTGGTGAATTAGTGCTTGGAGGCGTACAAATCTTTCCACATCCAGTAAACGCTGGGCAATTAGGTTGGAGAACCGTTTTTTATAAAGGTGATTCCATTGCAAATTTAGTGGAGTTTGCAAAAGGTCCAGATGGGATGAAAGACTTACGTCTAGTCGAGTTAAAAGATAAAAGGATAGGTGTATTAACTAGACCTCAAGGTGAAAAAGGTGGTAGAGGAAAAATTGGTTGGACAACAATTCAATCACTATCAGATTTAACTCTTGATGTGATTAATAACGCTCCATTACTTGAAACTCAATTTATTGATGAGCAGTGGGGCGGAGCGAATGAGGCCCATCTTTTATCAAATGGAAAGATTGGCGTGTTAGGTCATATTGCTAATTTTGATGGAGAGGGAAATCGTCATTACTATCCGATGGTATTTTGCCTTGATCCTGAATCAGGTGCATTTTCAAAGATGGAATTAATCGCGACAAGAAGTCACTTTTTACCTGGTCCATCGAAACGTCCTGACTTAATTGATGTTGTATTCAGCGGTGGATTAGTTCGTCATGCTAATGGCACAGCTACACTTTACGCTGGCATTAGTGATGCAGATGCTCAAAAAATTACGATAGTAGATCCGTTTTTACAATACGAACAATAAGTACGAATCATAGACAAACAAAGGAGCTAATAATAATGAATGTATATAGATATGAGGAAAATCCAGTCGTAACACCTGCAAATGTAAAACCACATCGTCCTGACTTTGAAGTAATCGGTGCATTTAATGCAGGCATTGCAAAATATAATGATGAAATTATTATGCTTTTACGTGTCGCAGAACGTCCAATTAGTGAGGATCCAAATATTATCAAATCACCTGTTTTTAATCCAACTACAAATGAACTGGAAATTTTAGAGTTTAATGTCAATGACCCGAAATATGATTTTTCAGATGTACGTATGATTTGTGAAAGTGGAAATCAAAGCTTTACATATTTAACTTCACTATCGTATTTACGAATTGCTCGAAGCAAAGATGGCCATCAGTTTACAATCGATGAAACTCCATTTGTATACCCTTCAAATGAATTAGAAACATTCGGGATTGAAGATCCACGAATTACTCAAATTGACGATACATACTATATCTATTTTAGTGCTGTTTCACCTGTAGGTGTTGGTGAGTCAATGGTTTCAACGAAGGATTTTGTAACAGTTGAACATCATGGAATGATTTTTGCACCTGAAAATAAAGATGTATTAATCTTCCCAGAAAAAATTAATGGTAAATATTATGCACTTCACCGTCCTGTACCGAAAAGTGTAGGTGAACCTGAAATCTGGATTGCTGAATCTAATAATCTATTATATTGGGGCAATCATAAACATTTATTAGGTTTAAGAGAAGGAATGTGGGATAGTGCTCGAATGGGCGGAGGAGCTGTTCCGTTTAAAACAGAAAAAGGTTGGCTGGAGCTATATCATGGTGCAACTGAAGATCACCGTTATTGCATGGGTGCAGTTTTACTAGATTTAGAGGATCCAACTAAAATTATCGCTCGTTCAAACGAACCGATTCTTCAACCAGAAGCTGACTATGAAGTAGAAGGATTCTTTGGGAATGTAGTCTTTTCATGTGGGGCACTAGTTGAAGGTGATGTTGTAAAAATGTTCTACGGTGTGGCAGACACTTCAATGGCATGTGCTGAATTAAGCTTACAAGAAATACTAGATTCACTAACTTATTTATAATCTAACTCTAATAGGAAGGATGTCATAAAGCTAGGAAATGAATTTACTCCCAATCTAACATTTTAGAATGGTGTAAAAGAAATCCATTATGCATCCTTTTTTCTTTATAAAAATTTTAGGAGGAATAAAGAGATGAAAAAGAATAATGACTGGATACTAGAAAAATTAAATAAAGAGGTAGCTAAAGGCTAGGAGCTAGCGTCTCAAAAATATTTATAT from Arthrobacter citreus encodes the following:
- a CDS encoding DUF1861 family protein — encoded protein: MTFNQKQNAQNCEELILDFTTKKQPTNPEKIVFTGIGNHDVYNISAPFEDEGELVIAGRVESRDSEHSFVYFFVEKNGEWIPREGSLILELQDPFFTRIAGELVLGGVQIFPHPVNAGQLGWRTVFYKGDSIANLVEFAKGPDGMKDLRLVELKDKRIGVLTRPQGEKGGRGKIGWTTIQSLSDLTLDVINNAPLLETQFIDEQWGGANEAHLLSNGKIGVLGHIANFDGEGNRHYYPMVFCLDPESGAFSKMELIATRSHFLPGPSKRPDLIDVVFSGGLVRHANGTATLYAGISDADAQKITIVDPFLQYEQ
- a CDS encoding glycosidase, with the translated sequence MNVYRYEENPVVTPANVKPHRPDFEVIGAFNAGIAKYNDEIIMLLRVAERPISEDPNIIKSPVFNPTTNELEILEFNVNDPKYDFSDVRMICESGNQSFTYLTSLSYLRIARSKDGHQFTIDETPFVYPSNELETFGIEDPRITQIDDTYYIYFSAVSPVGVGESMVSTKDFVTVEHHGMIFAPENKDVLIFPEKINGKYYALHRPVPKSVGEPEIWIAESNNLLYWGNHKHLLGLREGMWDSARMGGGAVPFKTEKGWLELYHGATEDHRYCMGAVLLDLEDPTKIIARSNEPILQPEADYEVEGFFGNVVFSCGALVEGDVVKMFYGVADTSMACAELSLQEILDSLTYL